Proteins from a single region of Acidobacteriota bacterium:
- a CDS encoding fibronectin type III domain-containing protein — MRKPILLVCLTLIPVSFARAQIPTSERDALIALYNATNGASWTPPTWDTATTGSECTTWKGVSCNASDRVSSLELQYSNLDGTLPAELGNLEQLIILKLFGNPHLTGSIPPELENLALLQYFEAFNCALTGSIPQELGNLSNLGHIRLYNNQLTGSIPPELGNLSKLRYLILSGNQLTGSIPSELGTLDLWGLDLGFNQLSGSIPPELSNLTNLYGFIVEFNQLSGSIPSFLGTFSNLYFLELTSNQFTGGIPPELGDLPNLQVLELGSNQLSGAIPPMLGSLAGTLLELRLEHNRLTGSIPPQLGNLSVLERLYLYGNRLSGEIPTELENLTSLLDSNGLRIRWNALHTDNASLISFLDDKQYHDDWSSTQTIPPENPAVSRIGNHTVWLSWDAVSYTTDSGGFEVFSSPTGTSVWTSGGWTESKSTLTFPVTGLDPGTSYDLAVVTYTDPHADNLNLVNSDFSAQVTATTADTGCSQPVIDISGTGMGPFTLSLTEGYGSYLWSTGETTATIDVDSTSGQWYWVTVNPGGPCEETAAVFLDPEIFTDGFESGGTTEWSSEVP; from the coding sequence GTGCGCAAACCCATCCTGCTCGTTTGTTTGACACTCATTCCGGTTAGCTTTGCCCGTGCCCAGATTCCGACGTCGGAAAGGGACGCGTTGATTGCGCTCTACAACGCGACGAACGGTGCTTCGTGGACCCCCCCCACCTGGGACACGGCAACGACAGGGTCGGAGTGCACAACATGGAAAGGGGTGTCTTGCAACGCTTCTGATCGTGTGAGCAGCCTTGAACTGCAGTACTCCAATCTCGACGGTACACTCCCGGCCGAACTGGGTAATCTCGAGCAACTGATCATATTGAAGCTATTCGGCAATCCCCACCTGACCGGAAGCATCCCGCCCGAACTGGAAAACCTCGCCTTGCTGCAATATTTCGAGGCCTTCAACTGCGCTCTGACCGGGAGCATCCCACAGGAGTTGGGAAACCTGTCGAACTTGGGGCATATTCGGCTCTATAACAACCAGCTGACAGGAAGCATCCCGCCTGAGCTGGGAAACCTTTCGAAGTTGCGGTACTTGATTCTTAGCGGTAACCAGCTCACCGGGAGTATCCCGTCGGAGTTGGGGACGCTGGACTTATGGGGGCTGGACCTGGGCTTCAACCAGCTGAGCGGAAGCATCCCTCCGGAGCTCAGCAATCTGACGAACCTGTATGGCTTCATCGTGGAATTCAACCAATTGAGCGGGAGCATTCCCTCGTTCCTGGGGACATTTTCAAATCTCTATTTCTTGGAACTGACATCCAACCAATTCACAGGAGGAATCCCCCCGGAGTTGGGGGATCTCCCGAATCTACAGGTGCTGGAACTGGGCTCCAACCAGCTCAGCGGCGCCATCCCACCGATGCTGGGCAGCTTGGCGGGCACCTTGCTGGAGCTTCGCTTGGAACACAACCGGCTGACCGGGAGCATCCCGCCCCAGCTTGGAAATTTGAGTGTCCTGGAACGGCTGTACCTGTATGGGAACCGACTGAGCGGGGAAATCCCGACGGAGCTCGAAAACCTCACCTCTTTGCTGGATTCGAATGGATTGCGAATCCGTTGGAATGCCCTCCACACAGATAACGCATCTCTGATCTCGTTCCTCGATGACAAGCAATACCACGATGATTGGTCCAGCACACAGACGATCCCTCCGGAGAACCCGGCCGTCAGTCGGATCGGCAACCATACGGTTTGGCTGAGTTGGGATGCGGTGAGTTACACAACAGATTCCGGGGGCTTCGAGGTCTTCTCCTCCCCCACCGGGACCAGCGTGTGGACCTCTGGCGGCTGGACGGAGTCGAAGTCGACCCTCACGTTTCCGGTGACCGGGCTCGACCCGGGGACGAGCTACGACCTCGCGGTGGTGACCTACACCGATCCCCACGCCGACAACCTCAACCTGGTGAACAGTGATTTCAGCGCTCAGGTAACGGCAACCACGGCGGATACGGGCTGCAGCCAACCGGTCATCGACATCTCCGGAACCGGTATGGGTCCGTTCACGCTATCGCTCACGGAAGGCTATGGCAGCTACCTCTGGAGCACGGGCGAGACCACCGCGACCATTGATGTCGACTCGACTTCCGGGCAATGGTACTGGGTCACGGTTAACCCGGGCGGCCCCTGTGAGGAGACTGCTGCGGTGTTTTTAGATCCGGAAATCTTCACCGACGGTTTCGAATCCGGCGGCACGACGGAGTGGTCGAGTGAAGTGCCGTGA